From the genome of Vitis riparia cultivar Riparia Gloire de Montpellier isolate 1030 chromosome 2, EGFV_Vit.rip_1.0, whole genome shotgun sequence, one region includes:
- the LOC117907385 gene encoding inositol-tetrakisphosphate 1-kinase 1-like encodes MAEQQRRFAIGYALAPKKRESFIQVSLVSLAQERGIDLIRIDTDKPLVDQGPFDCVLHKLYGDDWKKQLQEFSLKNPNARILDPPAAIERLHNRISMLQVVSELKVESHSNTFGIPKQIVIYDYETLGELQAWEPLKFPVIAKPLVADGSAKSHKMSLVFNQDGLKKLGPPIVLQEFVNHGGVIFKVYVVGEYVKCVKRKSLPDVSEEKLNSLEGSLSFSQVSNITTRERNDDKYYKMMHLEDTEMPPQSFITDIARGLRRAMKLNLFNFDVIRDNRIGNRYLVIDINYFPGYAKMPSYETVLTDFFWDIVNQKERDASVTSLKKDGESETGSDRRPIPMRSCDKDSRKYGSDDCCSDGEDKENTISS; translated from the coding sequence ATGGCGGAACAGCAGCGGAGATTCGCTATAGGATACGCTTTAGCGCCCAAGAAGCGAGAGAGCTTCATTCAGGTCTCTCTGGTGAGCCTTGCTCAAGAGCGCGGCATCGATCTCATTCGGATCGACACCGACAAGCCCCTGGTGGATCAGGGTCCCTTCGATTGCGTTCTCCACAAGTTATACGGCGACGATTGGAAGAAGCAGCTGCAGGAGTTCTCCCTCAAGAACCCTAATGCGCGCATCTTGGATCCCCCGGCGGCGATCGAGCGTCTGCACAACCGGATTTCGATGCTCCAGGTGGTGTCGGAGCTCAAGGTTGAGAGCCACAGCAATACTTTTGGGATTCCCAAGCAGATTGTGATTTACGATTACGAGACTCTCGGAGAGCTGCAGGCGTGGGAGCCACTCAAATTTCCGGTGATTGCGAAGCCCTTGGTGGCCGACGGCAGCGCCAAATCTCACAAAATGTCTCTGGTGTTTAATCAGGATGGGTTAAAGAAGCTGGGGCCGCCGATTGTGTTGCAGGAGTTTGTGAATCACGGTGGAGTTATCTTTAAGGTGTATGTGGTTGGGGAGTATGTGAAATGCGTGAAACGGAAGTCGCTGCCGGACGTTTCAGAGGAGAAACTGAACAGTTTGGAGGGGTCCTTGTCTTTTTCGCAGGTGTCCAATATAACTACGCGTGAAAGAAACGACGACAAGTACTATAAGATGATGCATTTGGAGGATACGGAGATGCCGCCACAGAGTTTCATTACCGATATTGCAAGGGGATTGCGGCGCGCAATGAAgttaaatctttttaattttgatgtgATTCGGGACAATAGGATTGGGAATCGGTACCTTGTTATTGATATTAACTATTTTCCGGGGTACGCCAAGATGCCATCATATGAGACAGTCTTGACGGATTTCTTTTGGGATATAGTGAATCAGAAAGAAAGAGATGCTTCAGTGACGAGTTTGAAGAAGGATGGTGAATCTGAAACGGGTTCTGACAGAAGACCAATTCCAATGCGTAGTTGCGATAAAGATTCGAGGAAGTATGGGAGCGATGATTGTTGCAGTGATGGGGAAGACAAGGAGAACACCATTTCTTCTTAG